tgtaatgATACTTCTGAAAGACTTGGTGCTTTCACTTAAGCTGATGGGAATGGAGATAACAAGTTCAAGATAGATGGTTTATTTGGAGTAGCAGACCAACCCAAGTATAAAACAAATGGAATAAACCCATAATGAGCAACAGTTTTAGAATAGTCCAACAACTTGATTATTCTTTCCTTTGATTCATCGGATAAAGTGATTTGGAATTTTGATACTGATGATTCACCTGccatttttgtttatatgATATGATCTGGATATGTAATAAAACTATTAGGTTACACAGTCTAATTTGTGgattcctttttttttgaatgattttgacggaaaaaacgaaaaattttttgaagcGAGTATGCACATACATTTGGTAAAAGGAACACGACCAAAATTAGAGTGTTTATATACATGTCAATAGATTTAGCATTCCTTTCTATTCTATTCCCTATATACGTAGTTCAATATTGTAATCTCAACTCTTACTATGTTTCAAACTTTACTTAGAATTGTAGAAGCTGTTGCGTGGTTTTTTCTTCAGTTTTTCCATCACCAGGTGTGCCTGCCTCGTGTTAAAGTAGCTTACTTCTCTCCTTTGTACATTAGctttaaaacaaaagaagagaGGAGGCTACTTCTTCTATCAACGCATTAGATAAACCTtagtttttcaaaaacaatgaTGTAAATAAATAGTACAGTAAATCCCTTTCAATTCCATATATATATGCTACCAGGTGCTGATTattaagaaagaaaaggtCGTGTTAAAGAGCGATAGAGACAGAAAAAGAGAGAggaaaaatcaattgcggtaggaaaaaaaaataacagcAGTAGCAGCAGccaataaaacaaatttatttttctattACTACTAACAACTTAGACAAAAGCGAAGaaagaggaaaaaaaaatttcgtTAGTTGACATAGTACAAGAATATTAAACCAATCAGTATAACCAACCAATTAACCTACAACACTTGTCCCAACTCATCCCYTTYCCCCCCCCCCTTCTATAacattttatatttattattttaattCACATATTCCTATATATACACTGACACCCATTGgttaaaagaaaagaataatgTTAAGATCTGCCAGTAGAATATCTAGACATAGGTTATATCAATCTTTGTCGTCTCAAATCAACAAGCAGTCAGCCAGATGTTATGCAGCAGCAGCCTCATCGGGTCCTGAAAATAGACCATTGGTAACCCCATTGGGTAGACACCCACAAAAGTATTCGACCCCAGCACCAGGGTTTGGTCCTACTACATTCACTGAAGTGTTAGATGATGTTAATATTACTTGGGATAAAAACGATGACCCAGATAGATTGGAAAAGCAAAATACCAAAATTCGTCATTTCACTATAAATTTTGGTCCACAACATCCAGCTGCTCACGGTGTCTTGCGTTTAATTTTGGAATTACACGGGGAAGAGATTGTTCGTTCTGATCCTCATGTCGGATTGTTACATAGAGGTactgaaaaattaattgagTCTAAAACTTATATGCAAGCCTTGCCATATTTTGATCGTTTGGATTATGTTTCCATGATGACCAACGAATTGGTGTTTGCCTTAGCCGtggaaaaattgttaaatgTTGAAGTTCCATTGAGAGCCAAATACATTCGTACCTTGTTTGGAGAGATCACCAGAATTTTAAACCATTGTATGTCGGTCTTGACCCATATTATGGATGTCGGTGGTTTGACTCCATTCTTGTGGGGTTTCGAAGAGCgtgaaaaattgatggaATTTTATGAACGTGTTTCTGGTGCTAGATTACATACTGCATACTTCAGACCAGGTGGGGTTTCCCAAGACTTGCCTGCTGGATTATTGGATGACATTTATATGTGGGCCACCCAGTTTGGTGATAGaattgatgaagttgaagaattgtGTACCGATAACCGTATTTGGAAAGATCGTACCATTGGTGTAGGTGTTGTTTCTGCTGAAGATGCTTTAAACTATTCATTGAGTGGTGTCATGTTGAGAGGTTCTGGTATTCCATTCGACATTCGTAAATCACAACCATACGATGCATACGATTTAGTCGATTTCGATATTGCTGTTGGTATTAATGGTGATTGTTACGATCGTTATTTGATCAGAATGGCTGAATTCAGACAATCATTAAGAATCATATTCCAATGTATCAATGATATTCCTGAAGGACCTGTCAAGGTTGAAGACTACAAGATCTCCCCTCCATCAAGATCATTAATGAAAGAAGATATGGAAGCTTTGATACACCATTTCTTATTATTCACAAAAGGGTATGCTGTTCCTCAAGGGGAAACATATACTGCTATCGAAGCACCAAAAGGTGAAATGGCAGTCTATGTTGTTTCCGATGGTAGTGAAAGACCATACAGATGTAAGATTAGAGCCCCAGGTTTTGCTCATTTAGGGGCTTTTGATCATATCGCTAGAGGCAATTTATTAGCTGATGCTGTGGCCATTATCGGTACTATGGATTTAGTGTTTGGTGAAGTTGATCgttaaaaagaagaaacgAAAACGTTTTAACATAAGAGTGAAGACCTTC
The Candida albicans SC5314 chromosome 7, complete sequence genome window above contains:
- the NUC2 gene encoding Nuc2p (Putative NADH-ubiquinone oxidoreductase; identified in detergent-resistant membrane fraction (possible lipid raft component); alkaline repressed; Hap43-repressed; Spider biofilm repressed), which produces MLRSASRISRHRLYQSLSSQINKQSARCYAAAASSGPENRPLVTPLGRHPQKYSTPAPGFGPTTFTEVLDDVNITWDKNDDPDRLEKQNTKIRHFTINFGPQHPAAHGVLRLILELHGEEIVRSDPHVGLLHRGTEKLIESKTYMQALPYFDRLDYVSMMTNELVFALAVEKLLNVEVPLRAKYIRTLFGEITRILNHCMSVLTHIMDVGGLTPFLWGFEEREKLMEFYERVSGARLHTAYFRPGGVSQDLPAGLLDDIYMWATQFGDRIDEVEELCTDNRIWKDRTIGVGVVSAEDALNYSLSGVMLRGSGIPFDIRKSQPYDAYDLVDFDIAVGINGDCYDRYLIRMAEFRQSLRIIFQCINDIPEGPVKVEDYKISPPSRSLMKEDMEALIHHFLLFTKGYAVPQGETYTAIEAPKGEMAVYVVSDGSERPYRCKIRAPGFAHLGAFDHIARGNLLADAVAIIGTMDLVFGEVDR
- the TOM7 gene encoding Tom7p (Predicted component of the TOM (translocase of outer membrane) complex involved in protein translocation into mitochondria; flucytosine induced), which encodes MAGESSVSKFQITLSDESKERIIKLLDYSKTVAHYGFIPFVLYLGWSATPNKPSILNLLSPFPSA